A DNA window from Anas acuta chromosome 4, bAnaAcu1.1, whole genome shotgun sequence contains the following coding sequences:
- the LOC137855586 gene encoding uncharacterized protein, whose protein sequence is MEFIFLVLYFSFFICLCALVCLYFSGCQEMTYKHEGKKLLIISSD, encoded by the coding sequence ATGGAGTtcatatttcttgttttatatttttctttttttatctgcCTCTGTGCTTTGGTGTGCCTGTATTTTTCTGGCTGCCAAGAAATGACTTATAAGCATGAAGGTAAGAAGTTACTGATAATTTCGTCTGACTGA